A single genomic interval of Chloroflexota bacterium harbors:
- a CDS encoding 6-phosphogluconolactonase, whose translation MNTLRHFLTLAPGELPAASKVKLEIMPDLPALFHHFARSVADEINANNRAGKPTRLILPVGPVDQYPILARMCNAERISWKNVFTFNMDEYCDWQGRAIPRDHPLSFQRAMGELLFDQLDPGLRIPPEQTLFPDPLNLDHISARIAQVGGVDTCYGGVGYHGHVAFNEPPISRWFKLTPAEFRNSLTRLVQLEPETVVMNSARSTGGNPAALPPMAVTLGLRDILAARRIRLYCQGGAWQRAVLRIALMGDEDVDYPVTLLQGHPDYAIITDQNTATPPTPGTAA comes from the coding sequence ATGAACACCCTCCGCCATTTTCTCACGCTCGCGCCGGGAGAATTACCTGCCGCGAGCAAAGTGAAATTGGAGATTATGCCGGACTTGCCGGCATTGTTTCATCATTTTGCGCGTTCGGTCGCCGACGAGATCAACGCGAACAATCGCGCCGGCAAACCGACGCGCTTGATTCTGCCCGTCGGTCCCGTGGATCAGTATCCGATACTCGCGCGCATGTGTAATGCAGAACGCATCAGCTGGAAAAATGTTTTTACGTTCAACATGGACGAATACTGCGACTGGCAAGGTCGCGCGATCCCGCGCGACCACCCGCTCAGTTTTCAACGCGCGATGGGAGAGTTGCTGTTCGATCAACTCGACCCAGGATTGCGAATACCGCCGGAGCAAACGCTGTTCCCCGATCCCCTGAATCTCGATCACATCAGCGCACGCATCGCGCAAGTGGGTGGCGTTGACACGTGCTATGGCGGCGTGGGCTATCACGGACACGTTGCATTCAACGAGCCGCCGATTTCGCGTTGGTTCAAACTGACGCCGGCTGAATTTCGCAACTCGTTGACGCGCCTCGTTCAACTCGAGCCGGAAACCGTCGTGATGAACAGCGCGCGTTCGACCGGCGGCAATCCCGCCGCGCTGCCGCCGATGGCAGTGACCCTGGGGCTGCGCGATATTCTCGCCGCGCGTCGGATTCGGTTGTACTGCCAGGGCGGCGCGTGGCAACGCGCCGTGCTCCGTATCGCGTTGATGGGCGACGAGGACGTGGATTATCCAGTGACGTTGTTGCAAGGGCATCCCGATTACGCGATCATCACGGATCAGAACACCGCGACGCCGCCAACGCCGGGAACAGCCGCGTGA
- a CDS encoding RraA family protein, producing the protein MSDLILEKFRQYSCFDVGYVEGLVCPMEPEIRPVLPGVKMVGRAFTVNEINAICKNIFDEIGKDEVLVVRGRDPKRMGGCGLQVCELIRARGAVGVVIDGGAQDTPKLKKLGFPVFSRYVVPTHGGLKLVGETQAPIECGGVHVRPGDIVMGDDDGVVVIPQCNEKQVLRQVELMREARDYVDAMTRHGVRLWDIPGLQEMWAEKERGLDYHWKVYEKWNAEHIPPEMRKPKS; encoded by the coding sequence ATGAGCGACCTGATTCTGGAAAAATTCCGCCAGTATTCCTGTTTCGATGTAGGTTACGTTGAGGGACTGGTGTGCCCGATGGAACCGGAAATTCGCCCGGTGTTGCCCGGTGTAAAAATGGTCGGACGCGCGTTCACGGTCAACGAAATCAATGCGATTTGCAAAAACATTTTCGACGAGATTGGCAAAGACGAGGTGCTCGTCGTGCGCGGGCGCGACCCGAAACGAATGGGCGGCTGTGGTCTGCAAGTTTGCGAACTCATTCGCGCGCGCGGCGCGGTCGGTGTGGTGATTGATGGGGGTGCCCAGGATACGCCCAAGCTCAAGAAACTGGGATTCCCGGTTTTCAGTCGTTATGTTGTGCCAACGCACGGTGGATTGAAATTGGTTGGCGAAACCCAGGCGCCAATCGAGTGTGGCGGCGTCCACGTTCGCCCGGGTGACATTGTGATGGGCGATGATGATGGTGTGGTCGTCATCCCGCAGTGTAATGAAAAACAAGTCCTCCGTCAGGTCGAATTGATGCGCGAGGCGCGCGATTATGTAGACGCGATGACACGCCACGGTGTGCGCTTGTGGGACATTCCCGGCTTGCAAGAGATGTGGGCGGAAAAAGAACGCGGCTTGGATTATCACTGGAAAGTGTACGAGAAATGGAATGCCGAACACATTCCGCCCGAGATGCGCAAACCAAAATCGTGA
- a CDS encoding DegT/DnrJ/EryC1/StrS family aminotransferase has translation MTQPLAIDGGTPVRTKPFPEWPQFDQREEQALLRVLHSRNWGVHVGTQVTAFEKKFAEFQHARFGVGVPNGTLALEMALRALGIQPGDEVITTPYTFIATSNVILLLGAKPVYVDIEPTSWNLDPTKIESAITAKTKAIMPVHLAGRPANMDVILDIARRHNVRVIEDACQAWGAEWRGQRVGALGDLGAFSFQASKNITAGEGGIVVTNDAALAEFCWSYHTVGRTRTGAWYEHEIVGTNYRMAEWEGALLLVQLERYPAHVPVREANARYLAQLLAQVGGLDALPDDPRVTQHARHLFIAEYAASAFGGHPRREFLDALRAEGIGACSPGYIPLYRTNAIKRARADMFNETTLPDCPVTEHAAERAVWLFQYVLLGDRQDMESIAEAVSKIKRAWA, from the coding sequence ATGACACAACCCCTCGCCATTGACGGCGGCACACCGGTCCGCACTAAGCCATTTCCCGAATGGCCCCAGTTCGATCAACGCGAAGAACAAGCGTTGCTCCGGGTTTTGCATTCGCGCAACTGGGGCGTGCACGTTGGAACCCAGGTCACCGCGTTCGAAAAAAAGTTTGCCGAGTTTCAGCACGCGCGTTTCGGTGTGGGTGTGCCGAACGGCACACTCGCGCTTGAGATGGCGTTGCGCGCACTGGGCATCCAGCCGGGCGACGAAGTGATCACGACGCCGTACACGTTCATCGCCACTTCGAACGTCATCTTGCTCCTCGGCGCGAAACCGGTGTACGTGGACATCGAACCAACAAGTTGGAACCTTGACCCAACAAAAATTGAATCTGCGATTACTGCAAAAACCAAAGCGATCATGCCGGTGCATCTCGCCGGACGTCCGGCGAACATGGACGTGATTTTGGATATTGCGCGTCGCCACAATGTGCGCGTGATCGAGGACGCGTGCCAGGCGTGGGGCGCGGAATGGCGCGGGCAACGCGTCGGCGCGCTGGGCGACCTCGGCGCGTTCAGTTTTCAGGCGAGTAAGAATATCACCGCCGGCGAGGGCGGCATCGTCGTCACGAATGACGCGGCGCTCGCGGAATTTTGCTGGTCGTATCACACGGTTGGACGCACGCGCACCGGCGCGTGGTACGAACACGAAATCGTCGGTACGAATTATCGCATGGCGGAGTGGGAAGGCGCGCTTTTGCTCGTGCAACTCGAACGCTATCCCGCACACGTCCCAGTGCGCGAGGCGAACGCGCGTTACCTCGCGCAGTTGCTCGCCCAAGTCGGTGGACTCGACGCGTTGCCGGACGATCCGCGCGTCACGCAGCACGCGCGGCATCTGTTCATCGCCGAGTACGCGGCGAGCGCGTTCGGCGGTCATCCGCGCCGCGAGTTTCTCGACGCGTTGCGCGCCGAGGGAATCGGCGCGTGCAGTCCAGGGTACATTCCGCTTTATCGCACGAACGCAATCAAGCGCGCGCGCGCGGACATGTTCAACGAAACCACGTTGCCGGATTGTCCCGTGACCGAGCACGCAGCGGAACGCGCGGTGTGGTTGTTCCAGTACGTTTTGCTCGGCGACCGTCAAGATATGGAAAGCATCGCCGAAGCAGTGAGCAAAATAAAACGTGCGTGGGCATGA
- a CDS encoding carbohydrate ABC transporter permease, whose amino-acid sequence MSAITKSRIRVNVLPRQIIFYAILALGAFLSLAPFLWLMGVAFRPIEEAYVVPMNLIPRHLTLENLQLVLDRFTRATSLVMLYRNSIVITGMTVFFVVTCTTLSGFAFSRLKFPGRDVIFWLVTIGMWMPLSTALPALYQMLSGFDLIDTLPGLILPYSGWHLALGNFVMRSAFSAIPKDLEDAATIDGAGTFRLFREIMFPLVSSSLVTVAIFTFVPVWGEYLLAFTFTSKIDAMPISIGIRLLNPGAGTGEWTFPVAATATLISFIPPMLIYFGLQKWFTKGLMEGALKF is encoded by the coding sequence ATGAGTGCCATTACAAAATCGCGCATCCGCGTCAACGTGCTCCCGCGCCAAATTATTTTCTATGCCATCCTCGCCCTGGGCGCATTCCTTAGTCTCGCCCCCTTCCTCTGGTTGATGGGCGTGGCGTTTCGCCCGATCGAGGAAGCGTACGTCGTGCCGATGAATCTCATCCCGCGTCACTTGACTTTGGAGAATTTGCAACTTGTCCTGGATCGGTTCACGCGCGCGACGAGTTTGGTGATGTTGTATCGCAACAGCATCGTCATTACCGGCATGACCGTGTTCTTCGTCGTCACGTGCACCACGCTCTCGGGGTTTGCGTTTTCGAGATTGAAATTTCCCGGACGCGACGTGATTTTCTGGCTCGTGACGATCGGAATGTGGATGCCGCTCAGCACGGCATTGCCCGCGCTGTATCAAATGCTCTCCGGTTTCGATTTAATTGACACCTTGCCCGGGTTGATTCTACCCTATTCCGGTTGGCATCTCGCGCTCGGCAATTTCGTGATGCGCTCGGCGTTCTCCGCAATCCCCAAAGATTTGGAAGACGCCGCGACGATAGATGGTGCCGGGACGTTTCGATTGTTCCGCGAGATCATGTTTCCGCTCGTCTCAAGTTCGCTCGTGACCGTCGCGATTTTTACTTTCGTGCCGGTGTGGGGCGAGTACTTGCTCGCCTTTACGTTCACCAGCAAAATTGACGCGATGCCAATTTCGATTGGCATCCGCTTGCTCAACCCAGGCGCGGGCACCGGCGAATGGACGTTCCCGGTCGCCGCCACCGCGACGCTCATCAGTTTCATTCCGCCGATGCTCATCTACTTTGGTTTGCAAAAGTGGTTCACCAAAGGATTGATGGAAGGCGCGCTGAAATTCTAA
- a CDS encoding sugar ABC transporter permease, translated as MATQTATLVTTPRAERASLLRAIWRGKVGYLFLAPLLFFYITFVLYPSARTVWMMFMRYEFLRPDRIQFVGLANIIEWAQDPRVWETFGVALKFTLMYVPGSTLIALIVAILLDRVRRPNVASVFRTLYYFPVVLPAGMLYIAWQWIFDPTWGPLNHLLINVLHLPIPWTRWLGDPNTSLLSLVIMSVWRLMGATMILFLVGLNNIPQELNEAARIDGANEWQLLRHVTLPLLAPIFLVIMVLRLQVLGLIAEPLFMTEGGPVRSTMAYGLQAYYITFRDGNWRMGYGATWFIMLSIFSTLVAFLGWRWFRNRMD; from the coding sequence ATGGCGACACAAACTGCAACGTTAGTCACTACGCCGCGCGCCGAACGCGCGAGTTTACTCCGCGCGATTTGGCGCGGCAAGGTGGGATATCTATTTCTCGCGCCGCTCTTATTTTTTTACATCACGTTTGTCTTGTATCCCAGCGCGCGGACTGTGTGGATGATGTTTATGCGCTACGAGTTTTTGCGTCCCGACCGCATTCAATTCGTCGGTCTGGCAAACATCATCGAGTGGGCGCAAGACCCACGCGTGTGGGAAACGTTTGGCGTCGCGCTCAAGTTCACCTTGATGTACGTGCCGGGCAGTACGCTCATCGCGCTCATCGTCGCGATTCTGCTCGACCGTGTGCGGCGACCGAATGTCGCGTCGGTCTTTCGCACGCTCTACTATTTTCCGGTCGTGTTGCCGGCGGGGATGTTGTACATCGCGTGGCAGTGGATTTTCGATCCGACCTGGGGACCGCTCAATCATCTGCTCATCAACGTTTTGCACTTGCCGATACCGTGGACTAGATGGCTCGGCGATCCAAACACGTCACTCTTGTCGCTCGTGATTATGAGTGTGTGGCGTTTGATGGGCGCGACGATGATTCTATTTCTCGTCGGCTTGAACAATATCCCGCAAGAGTTGAACGAAGCCGCGCGCATTGACGGCGCGAACGAATGGCAGTTGTTGCGCCACGTCACACTACCCCTGCTCGCGCCGATCTTTCTGGTGATTATGGTGTTGCGTCTTCAAGTCCTGGGTCTCATCGCCGAGCCGTTGTTCATGACCGAGGGCGGACCGGTGCGCTCGACGATGGCGTACGGTTTGCAAGCGTACTATATCACGTTCCGCGATGGCAACTGGCGGATGGGTTATGGCGCAACCTGGTTCATCATGCTCAGTATTTTTTCGACGCTGGTCGCCTTCCTGGGTTGGCGCTGGTTTCGCAATCGCATGGATTAG
- a CDS encoding extracellular solute-binding protein: MRKQMFVIVALFIVASLILVACATPTTAPAPTSVPAAPKAASGKLRLGVYGQYLQQIEFKDIVAAYNKQNPNVQVEIIAIPGEEQAWNVIAQKVQLEAQQKKASWDVLLGPTPFIEPGALAKLGLVDPLDNLIPKSVWDDVYGGVLKEIKFTGDGKIYTFPWWSDVFGLIYRPSMLKEATGSENPPTTWDEVLATSAKIKTKYGDKVYGFGMDWNWLHRSMLPIMGTQTDKMFTAEGVVNFDDPAAKETLELMKKLYPYLPPSSAEALGSAKAFQSGALATEIYWQAQVLRAIQAKQPEADVKMVGFPKGKRSSTLFWTLGAMIPKYSENKEAAIDFMLKGLLDPLAVEMSQPGNYKIVPFKSAQKKLQDSGKQPAWAPPLLALLDTSEPIPSNQYFLTVEQPIYKEEIEKMILQNQSVDVTLKNMKERTAKGVAEVK; the protein is encoded by the coding sequence ATGCGAAAGCAAATGTTCGTCATCGTGGCTCTGTTCATCGTTGCCAGTCTGATTTTGGTTGCCTGCGCGACGCCGACAACGGCTCCCGCGCCGACCAGCGTGCCTGCCGCACCCAAGGCGGCGTCGGGCAAGCTGCGACTCGGCGTGTATGGGCAGTACTTGCAACAGATCGAGTTCAAAGACATTGTCGCCGCGTACAACAAACAGAATCCTAATGTGCAAGTCGAAATCATTGCCATCCCCGGCGAAGAGCAAGCGTGGAACGTGATCGCGCAAAAGGTCCAACTCGAAGCTCAGCAGAAAAAAGCATCCTGGGATGTATTGCTCGGACCGACGCCCTTCATCGAACCCGGCGCGCTTGCCAAACTGGGTCTCGTGGACCCGCTCGACAACCTGATTCCCAAGAGTGTGTGGGATGATGTGTACGGCGGCGTGCTCAAAGAAATCAAGTTCACCGGCGATGGAAAAATTTACACCTTCCCGTGGTGGTCGGATGTGTTCGGCTTGATCTATCGCCCCTCGATGTTGAAAGAGGCGACTGGTTCCGAGAACCCGCCGACGACCTGGGACGAGGTGTTGGCAACGAGCGCCAAGATCAAAACGAAATACGGCGACAAGGTCTATGGCTTTGGCATGGACTGGAACTGGCTCCATCGCAGTATGTTGCCGATCATGGGCACGCAGACCGACAAGATGTTCACGGCGGAGGGCGTCGTCAACTTTGACGATCCCGCCGCGAAGGAAACGCTCGAACTGATGAAGAAGCTGTACCCGTACTTGCCGCCATCGTCCGCCGAAGCGCTCGGTTCGGCGAAAGCGTTCCAGTCCGGCGCGCTCGCGACGGAAATCTATTGGCAAGCCCAGGTCTTGCGCGCGATTCAAGCCAAGCAACCCGAAGCCGATGTCAAGATGGTCGGTTTCCCGAAAGGGAAACGCTCAAGCACACTCTTCTGGACGCTCGGCGCGATGATTCCCAAATATTCGGAGAACAAGGAAGCCGCGATTGACTTTATGCTCAAAGGGCTTTTGGATCCACTCGCCGTCGAAATGTCGCAACCCGGCAACTATAAAATCGTGCCGTTCAAGTCCGCGCAAAAGAAACTACAAGATTCCGGCAAACAACCGGCGTGGGCGCCGCCGCTCCTTGCTCTGCTTGATACGTCCGAACCGATTCCGTCGAATCAATACTTTCTCACCGTCGAGCAACCCATCTACAAGGAAGAGATCGAGAAGATGATTCTCCAGAATCAATCGGTGGACGTGACGTTGAAGAATATGAAAGAGCGCACCGCCAAGGGCGTTGCCGAAGTCAAGTAA
- a CDS encoding carbohydrate-binding family 9-like protein: MLSFSDLPIYRCRRVEQPLARDGDLAKPVWRDTLPIVLKHAQGNGEPQQQTTVRGCWDGATLYLAFDCADTDIRATMTQRDSLVWQEEAVEAFIAPYGDLIHYFEFQCNPLNTVNDVRVTNPNARGDAVTFDRAWTCQGWQTATRNTPRGWASEWAIPLHALLADGAQAILSGEVWRVNLFRIDRAPIEEYSAWSPNPLSPIWFHRPQFFGYWSFE, encoded by the coding sequence ATGCTCTCCTTTTCCGATTTGCCCATCTATCGTTGCCGTCGCGTGGAGCAACCACTGGCGAGGGATGGCGACCTGGCAAAACCGGTGTGGCGCGATACCTTGCCAATCGTGTTGAAACACGCGCAAGGAAACGGCGAGCCGCAACAGCAGACCACCGTGCGCGGATGCTGGGATGGCGCGACGCTCTATCTCGCGTTCGATTGCGCGGACACGGATATTCGCGCGACGATGACCCAGCGCGATAGTTTGGTCTGGCAGGAAGAAGCGGTCGAAGCATTCATCGCGCCGTACGGCGATCTCATTCACTATTTCGAATTTCAGTGTAATCCGCTGAACACGGTGAACGATGTGCGCGTGACGAATCCAAACGCGCGCGGTGATGCGGTGACGTTTGATCGTGCGTGGACGTGCCAAGGTTGGCAAACGGCGACGCGCAACACTCCACGCGGGTGGGCAAGCGAGTGGGCGATTCCTCTCCACGCGTTGCTGGCGGATGGTGCGCAAGCGATCTTGTCGGGCGAAGTCTGGCGCGTCAACTTGTTTCGCATTGATCGCGCGCCGATTGAAGAATACAGCGCCTGGTCGCCAAATCCGTTATCACCGATTTGGTTCCATCGTCCCCAGTTTTTCGGCTATTGGTCTTTTGAGTGA
- a CDS encoding DeoR/GlpR transcriptional regulator, translated as MNGREKQIFDLLCEHGDLSIQQLSELLDVSPSSVRRDLNEMSEHRFIQRTHGGATLSNVVSYNPLPIHKPPVLVKEARAIAHQALQLIERGDVVGMSGGRICTELALHMRLLEGITVVTNAVNVAAELVALPGIQVMLTGGNLDPRSFELIGKAPAMVLDGVRLHKYFVGTDGITVEHGMTNHSEAVALVAREFVQHSDQTILLADSSKFTRSNLTKVADVSEISTIVTSDCTPRAIVKQFESVGVKCIVAKCASHDK; from the coding sequence GTGAACGGCAGAGAAAAACAAATCTTTGATCTGTTGTGCGAGCACGGTGATCTTTCGATTCAGCAATTGAGCGAATTGCTCGACGTATCGCCGTCGAGTGTGCGGCGCGATTTGAACGAAATGAGCGAGCATCGTTTTATCCAACGCACGCACGGCGGCGCGACACTCTCCAATGTGGTCAGTTACAATCCGTTGCCGATACACAAACCGCCCGTGCTCGTCAAAGAAGCGCGCGCGATCGCGCACCAGGCGTTGCAATTGATCGAACGCGGCGACGTGGTCGGAATGAGCGGCGGACGCATTTGCACCGAACTCGCGCTGCACATGCGTCTGCTCGAAGGCATCACGGTCGTGACGAACGCGGTCAATGTCGCCGCGGAACTCGTCGCGTTGCCGGGCATCCAGGTCATGCTGACCGGCGGCAATCTCGACCCGCGTTCCTTCGAGTTGATCGGCAAAGCGCCGGCGATGGTGCTCGATGGCGTTCGCCTGCACAAGTATTTCGTCGGCACCGATGGCATCACGGTCGAGCATGGCATGACGAATCACAGCGAAGCGGTCGCGCTCGTCGCGCGCGAATTCGTCCAGCACTCCGATCAAACGATTCTGCTCGCCGACAGTAGCAAGTTCACGCGCTCGAATCTGACCAAGGTCGCCGACGTGTCCGAGATCTCGACCATCGTCACGAGCGATTGCACGCCGCGCGCAATCGTCAAGCAGTTTGAATCTGTGGGCGTAAAGTGCATTGTCGCCAAATGCGCGAGCCACGACAAGTAA
- a CDS encoding amidohydrolase family protein: MSDAPSFDFTAFADMPILDGHTHVWANLDPGLLWQTLTHTGARCCNALSLSQAPAGNPSTLNAQALRFKQLSQGRAFAFGALDYSPVRLTADDLVAQAQQLDAQGFDGIKMWEGKPVMYVNLPDRLEGALYAPYWAWMEKRGMPITLHMADPLRFWDPARVGLERWSYVGANYPTREDMFAETERILNRHPRLKIIFAHFLFFWDDVPRAARFLDAHPSVAFDLAPGIAGYFELSQNVDAAREFFLRYQDRLIYGTDVGAGPVVDPTVPFELGRESGQAWLVRAFLETDWDIPLPAGVGAVTMAFTGKRLRGMALPRAALEKIYWENFARMVGQAPRSIHL; this comes from the coding sequence ATGTCCGATGCACCCAGTTTTGATTTCACCGCCTTTGCCGATATGCCCATCCTCGATGGGCACACTCACGTTTGGGCAAACCTCGACCCAGGTTTGCTTTGGCAAACGCTGACACACACCGGCGCGCGGTGTTGTAACGCGCTATCTCTTTCGCAAGCCCCAGCTGGCAATCCGAGCACACTCAACGCCCAGGCGTTGCGATTCAAACAATTGTCCCAAGGACGCGCGTTCGCGTTCGGCGCGCTCGATTATTCGCCGGTGCGCCTCACCGCCGATGACCTCGTCGCGCAAGCGCAGCAACTGGACGCGCAAGGGTTCGACGGCATCAAGATGTGGGAAGGCAAGCCGGTCATGTACGTCAACTTGCCGGATCGCCTGGAAGGCGCACTCTACGCGCCGTACTGGGCGTGGATGGAAAAACGCGGTATGCCGATCACACTGCACATGGCGGACCCGCTCCGGTTTTGGGACCCTGCGCGTGTCGGTCTCGAACGCTGGTCGTATGTCGGCGCGAACTATCCAACGCGTGAGGACATGTTCGCCGAGACCGAACGCATCTTGAACCGGCATCCGCGTCTGAAAATAATCTTCGCTCATTTTTTATTTTTCTGGGACGATGTGCCGCGCGCCGCGCGATTTCTAGACGCGCATCCTTCGGTTGCGTTCGACCTTGCACCAGGCATCGCCGGGTATTTCGAATTGAGTCAAAACGTGGACGCGGCGCGCGAATTTTTCCTGCGCTATCAAGACCGTTTGATTTACGGCACCGATGTGGGCGCAGGTCCGGTCGTTGACCCAACCGTCCCGTTTGAACTGGGACGCGAATCCGGACAAGCATGGCTCGTGCGCGCGTTTTTGGAAACGGACTGGGACATACCGCTGCCTGCCGGGGTTGGCGCGGTGACGATGGCATTCACGGGCAAGCGTTTGCGCGGCATGGCGTTACCGCGCGCGGCGCTCGAAAAAATCTACTGGGAAAATTTTGCGCGCATGGTGGGACAAGCGCCGAGGAGCATCCACTTGTGA